The Chloroflexota bacterium genome has a window encoding:
- a CDS encoding thiamine pyrophosphate-binding protein, translated as MNAWEAMVNMLKAEGIEYIFGIGDSGLQLYAEKIEGIRNVNLRYEGSAPFMAMAYARLSGRPGVCTASIGPGTANLLPGVLEAYSGCSPLVIINAASSQKTYGMGEFQESDQLAQMKPITKWSARIPYTERIPWFVRRAFSIAVNGQPGPVFLEMPYDVSGKTRWELHDIGNPQYVPAKKIRTGGDLELINEAVKLLTKAERPVAISGNGTVLAEAAEEFKQFIESLGIPFLTTPGGRGILPETHPLALGLCGYYRTKVGKEVYSDADLVFTVGTRNESYETHQWRDFPEGAKFIQVDISPEEIGKNWMPDVGIVGDAKLVLRQLTYAVQDGSPTGKGFREMPRVKEVLKAKEEFRKEVEAECMVDETPIPAKRAVYELSRVFGRNTVLVSENGSQDCWSYCWPYYEVQDGSECVPVAEQTCMGMGVVGAIAAKLTKPEKNVVCVTGDGAFQMYMKELPTAAQYKAGCTWLVLNNSALGWVKHHQMTAAGWNTSTFQVQPDFVKWAEACQCLGRRVEKASEIKPALEEALKANKDGKPAVIDVAVGLDMSHFQRAA; from the coding sequence ATGAACGCATGGGAAGCAATGGTCAATATGCTTAAGGCTGAGGGAATCGAATATATCTTCGGTATAGGAGATTCCGGCTTGCAGCTCTATGCGGAGAAGATTGAAGGCATAAGAAACGTAAACCTGCGCTATGAGGGGTCGGCGCCGTTCATGGCCATGGCCTATGCCAGGCTGAGCGGGAGGCCTGGCGTTTGCACTGCCAGCATTGGACCCGGAACGGCAAACCTGCTTCCCGGCGTCTTAGAGGCATATTCCGGCTGCTCACCCCTGGTGATAATCAATGCCGCCAGCTCGCAGAAAACGTATGGCATGGGGGAGTTCCAGGAATCCGACCAGCTAGCCCAGATGAAGCCCATAACCAAATGGAGCGCCCGCATCCCTTACACCGAGAGAATACCGTGGTTTGTGCGCCGGGCTTTTTCCATAGCTGTCAACGGGCAGCCAGGGCCTGTTTTCCTGGAGATGCCTTATGATGTTAGCGGGAAAACGCGCTGGGAACTGCACGATATAGGAAATCCCCAGTATGTGCCGGCAAAGAAGATTCGCACCGGAGGTGACCTCGAGCTAATAAATGAAGCGGTTAAGCTTCTTACAAAGGCGGAAAGACCGGTGGCGATTTCCGGAAACGGAACAGTGCTGGCAGAAGCAGCCGAGGAATTCAAGCAGTTTATCGAGTCGCTGGGCATACCTTTTCTTACTACGCCAGGCGGAAGAGGTATTCTGCCTGAAACCCACCCGCTGGCCCTCGGCTTATGCGGTTACTACCGTACCAAAGTTGGGAAAGAAGTCTATTCCGATGCCGACCTGGTATTCACGGTTGGCACAAGAAATGAAAGTTACGAGACCCACCAGTGGCGCGACTTTCCCGAGGGAGCCAAGTTCATTCAGGTTGATATTTCACCAGAGGAGATAGGGAAGAACTGGATGCCTGATGTCGGCATTGTTGGCGACGCCAAACTTGTCTTGAGACAGCTTACCTACGCCGTTCAAGACGGTAGTCCGACAGGCAAAGGTTTCCGTGAAATGCCCAGGGTGAAGGAAGTTCTTAAAGCAAAAGAGGAGTTCAGGAAAGAGGTCGAGGCGGAGTGCATGGTAGATGAGACCCCAATACCGGCAAAGCGCGCCGTATATGAATTGAGCCGCGTCTTTGGCCGGAACACCGTCCTGGTCAGTGAGAACGGTTCGCAGGACTGCTGGTCATATTGCTGGCCGTATTACGAGGTACAGGACGGCTCGGAATGCGTGCCGGTTGCCGAGCAGACCTGCATGGGCATGGGCGTTGTCGGTGCCATTGCTGCCAAATTGACCAAACCGGAGAAAAATGTGGTCTGTGTCACCGGCGATGGCGCCTTCCAGATGTACATGAAAGAGTTGCCAACGGCAGCTCAGTATAAGGCAGGGTGTACATGGCTGGTTTTGAACAACTCCGCGCTTGGCTGGGTCAAGCATCATCAAATGACTGCGGCAGGCTGGAATACCAGCACCTTCCAGGTGCAGCCCGATTTCGTCAAATGGGCGGAGGCATGCCAGTGCTTGGGCAGGAGAGTGGAGAAAGCATCTGAGATTAAACCAGCCCTGGAAGAGGCCCTGAAGGCGAATAAAGACGGAAAGCCCGCGGTCATTGATGTGGCAGTTGGGCTTGATATGTCTCACTTCCAGCGAGCCGCGTGA
- a CDS encoding semialdehyde dehydrogenase produces the protein MTTIALMGAGGQMGMRIACKLKGRSDYNTLYVEIGEEGKKNLAGLGLSVIPQDKAIEQADVVILAVPDRLIGPICSDIVPKIKSGTMIMGLDPAAGYAGMLPDRKDITYFITHPCHAPMFGDETDPEAQQDFFGGDKAKQSIVCALHQGPEEDYAKGEAIARVIYAPVLHSYRVTTEQMAILEPALVETLGLTCVYVMKEAMDEAVRMGVPETVARDFLFSHLRCMMGEVFLLEGSTLSEGAKLAVAEAKKQIFQPGWMNIMKIESIKESVRKITHASGPYTTRFQHSE, from the coding sequence ATGACCACAATCGCACTTATGGGGGCCGGCGGGCAGATGGGAATGCGGATTGCCTGTAAACTGAAAGGCCGCTCTGACTACAATACGCTCTACGTGGAAATCGGCGAGGAGGGAAAGAAAAATCTTGCCGGTCTGGGCCTTTCTGTAATTCCTCAAGATAAGGCAATCGAACAGGCCGATGTGGTCATACTGGCCGTACCCGACCGCCTGATTGGCCCGATTTGCAGCGACATCGTCCCCAAAATAAAAAGCGGCACCATGATTATGGGGCTCGACCCGGCGGCGGGGTATGCCGGAATGCTCCCCGACCGTAAGGATATCACTTACTTCATCACACACCCCTGCCATGCCCCCATGTTCGGTGACGAGACCGACCCTGAAGCCCAGCAGGACTTCTTCGGCGGCGACAAGGCAAAGCAGAGCATCGTTTGCGCCTTACACCAGGGACCGGAGGAAGACTATGCCAAGGGAGAGGCGATTGCCCGGGTGATTTATGCTCCCGTACTTCATTCTTACCGGGTCACCACGGAGCAGATGGCGATTCTCGAGCCGGCACTCGTTGAGACCCTAGGGCTTACCTGCGTTTACGTCATGAAAGAGGCCATGGATGAAGCGGTCAGGATGGGTGTGCCAGAGACAGTGGCGCGCGATTTTCTGTTTAGCCACCTCCGCTGTATGATGGGTGAGGTCTTTCTCTTGGAGGGTTCCACGCTCTCTGAAGGCGCCAAACTCGCTGTAGCCGAGGCGAAAAAACAAATATTCCAGCCCGGCTGGATGAATATCATGAAAATCGAGAGCATCAAGGAGAGTGTGCGGAAGATCACTCATGCTTCCGGCCCCTATACGACGCGTTTTCAGCACTCGGAGTAG
- a CDS encoding MFS transporter gives MLFNRKSTRIFYGWWIVGAAFLIAMYCGGVVFYGFTAIFEPIANDMGWSYAQISLAASLRGLELGLLAPLTGILTDRLGPRRLIFAGAIITALGLFLLSRTTSLATFYGAFALIAIGMSATTLTVLMTAVASWFRLKVGIACGIAMSGFGFSGLLVPLIVKLIDIFDWRMTISILAAGVLAIVLPLSFVFRHRPEQYGYQPDGLEEASSPLSNTSTATQSPKSNFRVTQVLRSVTFWRIAMTFMVHVILISSVITHIMPYLSSIGMDRTRAGFVAMILPILSVGGRLGFGWLADRSDRRRVASIAFGLITIGLFCFGSAPSAGLWLLVPFLFLFGVGYGGSTGIRPSLVVEYFGRANFGSIFGFIVGINALGGIVGPFLAGWVFDTWGSYQGVWLASSGLAVAAVLLIYNVSPVKIIPESDTRD, from the coding sequence ATGCTTTTTAACCGGAAATCCACCAGGATATTCTACGGGTGGTGGATAGTCGGGGCTGCCTTCCTCATCGCGATGTACTGCGGTGGCGTCGTCTTCTACGGTTTTACCGCTATCTTTGAACCAATCGCCAATGACATGGGCTGGAGCTATGCGCAGATTTCCCTGGCGGCTTCATTGCGCGGCCTTGAGCTCGGCCTGCTGGCACCGCTCACCGGCATATTGACCGACCGACTGGGCCCACGCCGCCTCATTTTCGCTGGGGCGATTATTACGGCCCTGGGGCTTTTCCTTCTCAGCCGGACCACATCGCTGGCCACGTTTTACGGTGCCTTCGCCCTCATCGCCATAGGCATGAGCGCCACCACTCTCACCGTGCTGATGACCGCCGTCGCCAGCTGGTTCCGCTTAAAGGTGGGCATCGCCTGCGGTATCGCCATGTCCGGTTTTGGCTTCAGCGGCCTGCTTGTGCCCCTGATTGTTAAACTCATTGACATCTTTGATTGGCGGATGACCATATCCATTCTGGCCGCTGGTGTGCTGGCCATAGTCCTTCCGCTCTCCTTTGTTTTTCGGCACCGACCCGAACAGTACGGTTACCAGCCCGATGGCCTTGAAGAAGCTTCTTCACCGTTATCCAACACCTCCACTGCTACACAGTCCCCCAAATCGAACTTCAGAGTAACGCAGGTGCTTAGAAGCGTCACGTTCTGGCGCATTGCCATGACCTTCATGGTCCACGTTATACTGATAAGCAGCGTTATCACCCACATTATGCCGTACCTGAGCAGCATTGGTATGGACAGGACCAGGGCTGGCTTCGTGGCCATGATATTACCGATATTGAGCGTCGGGGGGCGTCTGGGCTTCGGCTGGCTGGCGGACAGGTCGGACCGGCGACGGGTGGCGTCCATTGCCTTTGGCCTGATTACCATCGGTTTGTTCTGTTTCGGTTCCGCCCCCAGTGCCGGTCTTTGGCTGCTGGTTCCCTTTCTCTTCCTTTTCGGTGTCGGCTACGGCGGCTCTACCGGTATAAGGCCTTCCTTAGTAGTCGAGTACTTCGGCCGTGCTAATTTTGGGAGTATCTTTGGCTTTATCGTCGGTATCAACGCCCTGGGCGGTATCGTCGGGCCGTTCCTGGCGGGATGGGTATTCGATACCTGGGGCAGCTACCAGGGAGTCTGGCTCGCCTCTTCTGGACTCGCGGTTGCCGCGGTATTGCTGATTTACAATGTTTCACCGGTTAAAATAATCCCTGAATCTGATACCAGAGATTGA
- a CDS encoding UxaA family hydrolase, producing MTARGALRLSEKDNVATLLEDAAPGTGVLIHLGKETGTVNARESIPFGFKIAVTDIARGAAIIKYGEPIGIASRDIKKGEMVHIHNLEGARGRGDLTKGDVK from the coding sequence ATGACAGCAAGAGGGGCATTGAGACTTTCGGAAAAGGACAACGTGGCCACGCTTCTTGAGGATGCAGCGCCCGGAACCGGGGTGCTGATTCACCTCGGCAAAGAGACCGGTACCGTTAACGCCAGAGAAAGCATACCTTTCGGTTTCAAAATCGCCGTGACTGACATTGCCAGAGGCGCCGCTATCATCAAGTACGGCGAACCTATCGGCATCGCCTCGCGCGACATCAAAAAGGGAGAGATGGTCCATATCCACAACCTGGAAGGCGCACGGGGCAGAGGAGACTTAACAAAAGGAGACGTCAAATGA
- a CDS encoding UxaA family hydrolase: protein MNFSGYARPDGSAGTRNYVLIIPWGFLPAKICDIVDGTKTILSPDYGGGRTSRDRETIARTLIGLGRNPNVASVIIHTLSPGAGYPELKPARLAEEIAKSGKRVEILDVAKEGSTFRALEKGVQLAREMVLEASRLRRQPFDLSNLAVGVKCGHSDTTSGIAGNPVIGNLFDRIIDGGGTAFFGETTEIIGAEHILAKRGVNENVSRRILDAAAETEAIAKSTGEDIRTVNPVPSNIAGGISSLEEKSLGAIHKSGSAPIQGVLKYGERPEGKGLYFVDNWMSMGSIFAGYAASGAQLVIFQLGGGGVVGNDLLHTSTAVIAPLLWTTANPKTLAMAPTSIDFYSGTVIEGEDTIEEAGKKLLQVVLDIASGTMTKVETLRHTDPTQIYLRDPCF, encoded by the coding sequence ATGAATTTCTCAGGATATGCAAGGCCGGATGGCTCGGCTGGGACCCGCAATTATGTCCTTATAATCCCCTGGGGATTCCTGCCCGCCAAAATATGCGACATCGTTGACGGAACGAAAACAATTCTGAGCCCGGATTACGGCGGCGGCCGTACCAGCCGCGACCGTGAGACCATCGCGCGCACCCTGATAGGACTGGGGCGGAATCCAAATGTTGCCTCAGTTATTATCCATACGCTAAGCCCGGGTGCGGGATACCCGGAACTAAAGCCGGCTCGCCTCGCTGAGGAGATAGCCAAGTCGGGGAAGCGTGTGGAGATACTCGATGTGGCCAAAGAAGGGAGCACGTTCCGAGCTCTGGAGAAAGGAGTCCAGCTGGCAAGGGAGATGGTACTGGAGGCCTCCCGCCTCAGACGGCAGCCCTTCGATTTGAGCAATCTGGCCGTTGGTGTGAAATGCGGTCACTCGGATACGACCTCCGGCATTGCCGGCAACCCGGTCATTGGCAACCTCTTCGACCGCATTATCGATGGCGGTGGTACCGCCTTCTTCGGTGAGACCACGGAAATTATCGGCGCGGAACACATACTGGCCAAACGCGGCGTTAACGAAAACGTCTCCCGGCGCATCCTCGATGCCGCTGCCGAGACCGAGGCCATCGCCAAATCCACCGGCGAGGACATTCGCACCGTTAACCCGGTGCCTTCCAACATCGCCGGAGGCATATCCTCACTGGAAGAGAAGTCGCTGGGCGCCATCCACAAGTCGGGGTCAGCACCGATACAGGGTGTGCTCAAGTACGGAGAAAGGCCGGAAGGAAAGGGCCTGTACTTTGTGGACAACTGGATGAGCATGGGCTCCATCTTCGCCGGCTACGCTGCCTCCGGGGCGCAGCTGGTCATCTTTCAACTGGGAGGCGGGGGAGTGGTGGGCAATGACCTGCTGCATACTTCAACTGCCGTCATCGCCCCGCTCCTGTGGACGACGGCCAATCCCAAGACGCTGGCCATGGCACCAACCAGCATTGACTTCTACTCCGGCACGGTCATCGAAGGCGAGGATACGATTGAAGAAGCTGGTAAAAAGCTCCTGCAGGTAGTGCTGGACATCGCCTCCGGCACCATGACCAAAGTGGAGACCCTGCGCCACACCGACCCGACCCAGATTTATCTGAGGGACCCGTGTTTTTAA